The genomic segment GCGCACACGGGAGTCCCGGGACCTCGAACCTGTCCCTCGCGGCGAGCGGCCGCCCTCCGAGCCAGCGAGGATCGACCACGACGCCCCCCACGTGCGTCGCGGCCACCATCACGGCCGCCACCCAGAGCCCCTCGACCTCGCCGGATCCTTCGGCGATCCAGTACGCCCTCCGGTTTCGCACGTAGAGCCCCGGCGTGAACGCCGTGGAGGCCTCGTTCACCGGCCAGAGCTCTCCCTCGACCCGCCCCACCGCGAGGACCCGTCCGGCGGACGGCACGTGGATCCGGTGGTAGTCCCTCGGCGAGAGATAGAGAGTGGCGTACGCGCCCCCTTCGAACCGCGAGGCGAGCGGATCGGCGGCGAGGAGCTCGTCGAGGCGGTACGGGAGCCCCTTGGCCTGGATGAGCGTTCCGTCTGCGACGCGGCCGGACGCGATGAGCGCCCCGTCGACCGGCGAGTTGAGCCCGCCGGGAACGGCCGGGTCCTGCGGGCGCAGGCCCGGCTTCAGCCTCCGGGTAAAGAGGTCGAGAAAGGAGACG from the Holophagales bacterium genome contains:
- the psd gene encoding phosphatidylserine decarboxylase (Phosphatidylserine decarboxylase is synthesized as a single chain precursor. Generation of the pyruvoyl active site from a Ser is coupled to cleavage of a Gly-Ser bond between the larger (beta) and smaller (alpha chains). It is an integral membrane protein.); amino-acid sequence: MTEPGPPFSLRLLGLYPKKAGSAAVGAAARTRLPRALREPLLGRFAASYGVDLSEAEKPLGEYVSFLDLFTRRLKPGLRPQDPAVPGGLNSPVDGALIASGRVADGTLIQAKGLPYRLDELLAADPLASRFEGGAYATLYLSPRDYHRIHVPSAGRVLAVGRVEGELWPVNEASTAFTPGLYVRNRRAYWIAEGSGEVEGLWVAAVMVAATHVGGVVVDPRWLGGRPLAARDRFEVPGLPCAPGDDLGTFELGSTVVLLVGGERASRFAWGRPHGPVRVGQRLGAFGGA